The DNA window CGTGACGGTAGTCGTTCTCAACAACAGCGACTACGCGATCATCAGCGAGGAAGCGGGTCGGAGCTACCGGATGGACCCCGGCGAGTACGGCTGGGACTCCGCGCCGGTCTCCTACACCACGGTCGCGGAGGGCCTCGGCATCGACACGATGTCCGCCACGACGACCGACGAGGTGGCTGCAACGGTCGCCGAGGCCATCGAGAGCGACGGCCCGACGCTCGTCGAAATTCCGACGGATCCCTACGAGCCACAGTCGAGCGTCCACATGAACGACTGACCGATCGCGGAAAGAACACACGCAGTCACGGCTGACGGATGTCAGCCGTATCAGAAACGATCCGCCGAGATCCTTACTCTGACGCGCACTCGGCGTAGCGCTCGCGGATTCGCTCGCCAGTTTCGATGAGCGACGTCATGTCCTTGCCCGCGATCTGGTAGTCGAAGCCGTGTTCGGCCCGATCGGCGATATCCTCGGCTCGGACGGTCAGCGTTCCTACGGGAAGACCGGCGGCGTTACCGGCGTCGACGACGCGAGCCATCGCGGACTCGAGTTCAGGGGCGTCCCACTCGGCGAAGACGCCAAGCGACGCCGAGAGATCGGCCGGCCCGATAAAGAGGGAGTCGACGCCGTCGACGTCGGCGATCTCGGCGGCGTTCTCGACGCCGGCCGCCGACTCGATCTGGGCGACTACGAGCAAGTCGGCGTGACCGTCCTCGACGTAGTCGACGAAGTGCTCGCCGTAGCCGGCGGCCCGTCCCGATGCGACGCCGCGCTCGCCGTTCGGTGGATATCGTGTCGCGCTGATTAACTCCCGTGCGTCATCCACCGTGTCGACCTTCGGGACGATGATTCCGTCGACGCCGATGTCGAGCACGCGTTTGATCCGAACCGGATCGTTCGACGCGGGCCGGACGAAGACGGCGAGATCACCGGGGACGCCGGCGGCCGTCCGAACGAGTTCGGCGACGGTCTCGAGGCTCATCGTCGTGTGCTCGGTGTCGATAGCGACGTAGTCGAAGCCCGCTCGAGCGGCGGCCTCGACGAGCGCCGGGTGGCCGATCGAGAGCCACGTCCCGAGTGCGTCACCGGCGAGGAACGACTCGCGGAAGCCGTCGCTCGCGTCCGCGTCTGCGAGCCCAGTCATCCGGATTCCTCCGGTTTACAGCAGGTAGTCTGCACTTCACGGCGGGTAGTCCGCACTTCGCGACGGGGAGTCTGCGCTGCTCGAAACGGTCCGCGAGTCGACGCCAGCCGTCGGTTCGAACGACGGACTGTCTCGGCTGTCGGTTCGTTCATCGTCTGGTCATTCGATGCTAGCAGCAAAAGCGTGGGGGTCGATGGCACGACGCTCGAGCCATCGCGCGAACTCACTGCGAGGTGACTCTCGTCGAAACCATTATGAGCGTTAGCACGGAGCAATTGGCATGAAGCCTTTAGACGACATTACGGTCGTCGACTTCACGCAATCGGTCGCTGGACCAACCTGTACACAACTACTCGCCGAAATGGGGGCGACGGTCATCAAGGTCGAACCGCCCGCGGGCGATGCCTTCCGCAATCTGATGGGCGGAGATATGTCCGCGCCGTTCAACCACGGCAAACTCAGCATCGCCGTCGATCTGAAGTCCGAAGACGGTCACGCCGTCGCCACGGAACTGGTCGACGAGGCCGACGTCGTCATCGAGAGTTTCCGCCCCGGCGTCCTCGAGAAGTTCGACCTCGACTACGAGTCGGTCCGAGAGCGAAACGAGAACGTGATCTACTGCTCGCTGTCGGGCTTCGGCCGAACCGGTCCCTACAGCACCTTTCCGGGCTACGACCCCTGCATTCAGGCCGTCTCCGGCCTGATGTCGATCACTGGCTACGAGGACCGCCCACCGGTCAGAATCCGCGCGAGCCTCATCGACTGCGGGACGGGCGCGAACGCCGCCGTCGCCATCCTCGGGGCCATTCGACAGCGCGACCGGGCGGACGAGGGAACGCACATCGACATCTCGCTGTTCGACGTCGCCGTCGCCTGGATGTCCTACTGGATCACGAACTACGAGCGAACCGGCACCCTACCGGAACGAGCGGGAAGCAAAGGCATCGGCAGCGCGCCCAACGGCGTCTTCGAAGCCGGCGAGGGCTACACCTACGTCGCCACGCTCACCGAACCGATGTACGACCGACTCTGTGACCTCCTCGAGCGACCCGACCTCCTCGAGGACGAGCGATTCGAGACGCTCGAGGATCGTATCGATAACCGCGAGGCGCTCCGGGACGAGCTGACGGCCGAGTTCGAACGCTTCGAGTCGAAGGAACTGGAGCAGTACCTCCTCGAGGCCCAGATCCCCTCCGGGGCCATTCAATCCGTGGCGGATCTCGTCGATGACGACCCACACGCCGAGGCTCGCGAGTCCCTCGTCGATTCCACGAACCCCGAAACGGGCGAGGAGATCACCGTTCCTGCCCTCCCGTTTCGGTTCAGTTCGGACATCCACGACGGGACGTTCTCCTCCGATCCGCCCGCCGTCGGCGAGCACACGGTCGACGTGCTCGAGTCCCTGACGTACGACGACGGAGAGATCGAACGGATGCTCGAGACCGGCGCGGTCGTCGCGGGTACCGCCCCGGAGACGTAACAGCCGCGGTTGCTTTCACCAGTGGCACAACAGACAGGACAATAACTCGAGCGTCGACGGGGCGGACGAAGACGGTGAGGTCGGGTTGCATCTCGGCGCGTTTTTCTACTGGGTGCGAAATCGACACCCGTTCGACGGACCCTCCGTTTCGCGTACATTGATATCAGCAGCCCCGGTAGAGGCTAGCGATGATCACGCTCAGTGACGAACAGGAACTGCTCGTCTCGTCGTTAGAAGACCTCGCCGAGCGGGAGTTCACGGACCGCGCGTTCACGTGGGACGGCGACCCGCCGTGGGAGAACGTCGAGTTGCTCGCCGAACAGGGCTTTCTCGGAATCAATATCGCCGAGGAGTACGGTGGCGGGGGGATGACCGAGTTCGACGCGATGCTCACCATCGAAGCCGTCGGCCGCGTCTGTCCCGACACGGCAGAGTTCCTCTACAACCAGCAGATGGTCGCCCCACGCGCGATCGAGTTGTTCGGTACGGACGAGGCTAAAGAGCGCTACCTCCCGCCGGTGGTCGCCGGCGAGGACAGCATCGCCATCGGCATCTCCGAACCCGAAGCCGGTTCGGACGTGGGTGCAATGCGGACGACGGTCGAAGAAGACGGCGACGACCTCCGTATCACCGGCGAGAAGACGTGGGTGAGCAACGTCGAGCACTCGAGTGCCGTCCTCGTCTGGACGCAGTTCCCGGAGGGCCTCGGCTCCGTCGTCGTCGACTTCGACGCGGCGGGCGTGAGTATCGAGCAACACTACGAGAACATGGCCGAGCACCACCAGACGCACTTCGTCATGGAGGACGTCGTCGTCCCCGAAGAAAACGTCGTCACGCGCGGCTCCGAGGGGTTCAAGAACCAACTCCGCGCGCTCAACTGGGAACGACTGGGCAGTGCGACCCTCGCCAACGCCATCGCCAGTTGCGCGCTAGACAAGGCTCTCGAGTACGCCGAGCAACGAACGCAGTTCGACCAGCCCATCGCCGACTTTCAGGGTATCGAGTGGAAGCTCGCGGACGCCGCGACCGACCTCGAGGCCTCGCGCTCGCTCACTCACCGCGCGGCGATTCAGGCCCACGAACGCGGCCGGATCCCCGACAGGCTCGACGCCTCGATGGCCAAACTTCGCTCGAGCGAGATGGTCGAACAGGTCGTCAGCGAAGCCCTGCAGGTCCACGGCGCGAACGGCTACCAGCAGGGCCACCCGCTCGAGTACCTCTACCGGCTGGCGCGGGGCCGTCGATTGGCTGCCGGCACCGACGAAGTCCAGAAGAACCAGATCGCCTCGGTGTTGAAACAGCGCGGATTGCCGGACCTCGCCTGAGCAATTCACCGTAAGGTGCTGGCGAGCGCGAACTCAGTACTCGCGGTCGAACGCCGGTTCTCGCCCCTCGCCGAAGGCCGCGATCGCTTCGTGGTGTTCGGCGTCGTTCACGCACTCCCACTGGTACTCGATCGCCCGCTCGCAGTAGTCCTCGAACGTCTGCTCTGAATCGACGAGTTCGTTCGTCCGCCGAACGGCGTGTGCCGGCAGCGAGAGGACGTCTGCCGCGAGGTCGAGGGCCGCCTCGAGTGGCTCGTCGGCTTCCTCGACGGCGAGGCCGAGGTCGACGGCGTCGTCGGGTTCGATATCCTTGCCGGTGAGGAGGTACTCTTTGGCCTTCGACTCGCCGATGAGTCGCGGAAGCAACCACGCGCCGCCGTCGCCGGGCACCAGGCCGACGCGGACGAATCCCTCGCGCAAGATCGCGTTAGGGCCAACGACGCGCATGTCACACGCCAGCGCGAAGTCACAGCCGGCACCGATGGCCGGCCCGCCGACGGCGGCGATGGAGGGTTTTTCCATCGCTCGAAGCTGACGGACGACGTTCTGGACGCCCCAGAGGTAGCCCGCGTAGTCTTCCTTGGACATCTCCTCGTGCCAGTCGGGCATCTCCGTGATGTCGGCACCGGCACAGAAGCCGTCTCCGGCCCCGGTCAGGACGACCACGTAAACGCGCTCGTCCTCGTTCGCGACGCGGATGGCGTCGTTGAGTTCCGCGATCGTCTGCTCGCGAAACGCGTCGAGTACGTCCGGTCGGTCGATCGTGATCGTGGCGATTCCGTCGTCGGTCTCGTATCGAATGTCGTCGTACATGGGAAGTTGGAACGTGATAGCGTACTATTGTGATTTTTCGTCGGTCGTGCGTTACTCGTACGTTCGGCGGCCGATTTCGCGCTCGAGGATGTCGTCCCAGTCGTACTCGACGCCGAGACCGTGGCCCTCGGGAACCTGCACGCAGCCGTCCTCGTCGACACAATCGAGCATGTCGGAGTACTCGCCCTCGTAGACTGGTGGTTGCGTATTCGGACAGTTCGGGTGGACGAGCGCGACTTCGTAGTAGTTGCTGTTGCGCGTGGCCGCGAGACACTGTCGCTGGGCCGGCCCCGGCGCGTGGTACTCCACGTCGAGGCCGAAGCCCTCGGCGACGTGGGCGATTTTCATCGCGCCCGTGATGCCGCCGTCGTACTCGGGATCCGCGCGAACGAAGTCCGTCGCGTCGGCCGCGATGAAATCGGCGTGAGGCTCGAGGCCGCGGACGTGCTCGGTCTGCAAGAGCGGTGTCTCGAGTGACTCTCGAAGCTTTCGGTGGGCGTGGTGTGAGACGCCGCCGTCGCGGTAGGGGTCTTCGTACCAGAGGAAGCCAGCGTCGTCACAGGCCTTGCCGATCTCGAGCGCGTCGGCGTACGTGTTCGGGTTGCACGCCGGATCGATCATCAGGTCCATCTCGTCGCCGACGCGGCGACCGACCTCGCGGACGGTCTCGGCCGACTCCTCGGCGTCGGTCCAGTCGCCGCCCCAGTCGTGGATTTTGAACCCCTGATATCCCATCTCGAGGCAGTCTTCGGCGAAGTCGGCGTACGCCTCGGGGGAGTCGAGTCCGCCGTTTCGATCACCTTGGTACGTCGACGCGTAGGCGGGGAACTCGGTCCGGTAGGTGCCGATGAGTTCGTGAATCGGGGCGTCGTGGTACTTGCCGGCGAAGTCCCACAGTGCGATGTCGAGCGGGCCCATCCCCATCCAGTCGTACTTCCTGAGCGCGCGTTTGAACGCCGACCAGTGGCGCTCGCGCTCGAGGGGGTTCTTCCCGATTAGGTAGTCCGCGACCATGTTGATCTGGGCCGCGGCGGGCGAGTTGCCGCCGACGTACTCGCCCGTGATCCCCTCGTCGGTGTGAATCCGGAGCGCGAAGAGCTTTCGTTCGGTGGTCGTTCCGGGTTCGTAGACGATACTGAATCCGTTCGGCGCGTAGCCGACGTCCGGTAAGTCGTAGCCGAACTCGACGGATTCGATCTTCGTGATAGTCGGTGCCATCTACCCGTCCATTGACGACTGTTACCAAATCGCTTTCCCTCTCGGAAATCGGTGGCGGCCCGTGCGCCGGTCGGTCGAACGCGACAACGAGTTGCACCCGAACAGCGTCGGACCGACTCACTCGTCGCTCGAGTGGACGACCGTTCGTTCCTCGACGGTCGATTCGTCGACGACGATGCCGAGTCCGGGTCGGTCGTCCAGCGAGAGCGTGCCGTCCTCGGGAACCGGCGGGTCCTCGAGGAAGAACTGGAAGCCCTCGTTCCACTTCACGAGGTACTCGAGCATCGGCGAAACGGTCGGCGACTGGGCAGCGGTGAGGTGCAGGTTGGCCGAGACCGAGTGGCCGTGAGGGATCACGGGAACGTCGTGAACCGAGGCGAGGGTACAGATTCGCTGGAGTTCCGTGATACCGCCCGCCCAGCACGTATCGGCCTGAATCACGTCCAGCGCGTCACGTTGGAGTAACTGGTGGATTCCCCATCGCGTGTACTCGTGTTCGCCGCCGGCGATCGGAATCGGCGACGTCGCTCGCAGGTCGGCCAGTTGGTCGAGTTTGTCCGGGTGGACGGGTTCCTCGATCCAGCGCGGGTCGTACGCCTCGAGTTTCCGGATCGCCCGCTCGGCGTACGGTCGATCCCAGCTCATCCAGCAGTCGAACATGAGGTCGTAGCCCTCGCCGACGGCGTCTCGAGCGGTCTCTGCGAGTTCGACGTTTCGCTGGAGCCCCTCGGTTCCCGAGCCGGGGCCGTGGCGGAAGAACCACTTCTGGGCGCGATAGCCCGCCTCCTTCATCTCTTGCGCCCGCTCTCGGACGTCCTCCGGCTCGACGGAGTAGCCGAGCATCGAGGCGTACGCCGGGATCTCCGTTCGAGTCGGCCCGCCGAGCAGTCGGTACACCGGCTCGTCGTAGTACTTGCCCTTCAGATCCCACAGCGCGCAGTCGATCACGCTGATGGCTTTCATCGTCTTCCCCCGTCGACCGTGAACCTCGTGGCGGTACATGAGGTCCCAGAGTTTCGCCGTCGCCAGCGCGTCCCGTCCGAGGAGAAATTCGGCGATCGGGGCGACGAGACCAGCCCACTCGCGGTCGATCGGCCCCGCGACGCCCTCGAGGCCCTCGTCCGTCCGAAGGACGAGATACGTCTGCGTGATCCGAATCTCCTCGTCGGTGACGTACGGCGTCATCACGTCGTCCGACCCCATCAGATACTCCGCACCGACCGTTCGGAACTCCTCGTAGACGTCGAGGGGAATCGCCAGGCGCTCCTCGTAGAACGACTGCGGATCGTCATACCCCTCGAGCGTCCCCGTGAGTTCGACGCACTCGTAGCCAGTTATTTTCATTGCGTCACCCCCCGTTCGACCCGGGTACCGCCGCTCGAGCACGTGATCGATCGGCCGCGTTCGTGTGCCGTGTTCTGTCGTGCCATACTCTCGAGTCGGCGAACGAACAAAAAGCCGTTGTGGTGCACACGGCCCGCTTCGGGGCGCAAATGGCCCGCGAAAAGCGGGGCAACAGTTACGGTTACACCGCGAAAACTGAGAGGTATGGTATCACACGGCTACGTACTGCCGACGCGCGGAATCGTTCTCTCGGCCGACGACGGACTCGAGCAAGCCGCACGCGCCGATTCGGAGGTCGTCGAACTCGCCCAACGAGCGGAGGGACTCGGCCTCGACGCGGTCTGGGCCGGCGACAGCGTCCTCGCGAAGCCCCGACTCGAGCCGCTATCGGCGCTGAGCGCGATCGCCGGCGCGACGGACGCCGTCACGCTCGGCACGGCCGTCTACCTGCCACAGCTTCGCCATCCCGTCCACGTCGCCCACCAGGCGGCGACCGTCGATCTCATGAGCGGCGGCCGCCTCGCGCTCGGAATCGGCGTCGGCGTCGGCTCGAGCGTCGTCGAGGAACACGAGCAGTTGGACGTGCCCTACGGCCGACGCGGCGCGCTCCTCGACGAGGGCCTCGAGATCGCGACGGGCCTGTGGGAGGACGAACCCGTTACCGTCGACGGGGAGTTCTTCGACCTCGAGGACGCCGACATCGGACTCAGACCCTGTGGCAGCCCGCCGCCGCTGTACATCGCCTCCGCGACGTTCGACCCGCGAGACGGCTTCCCGCGACCGATTCGCGAGCGCATCGAGAACCACGGCGGCGGCTGGCTCCCGATTGGCATGACCCCCGAGATGTACGAATCCGGGCTCGAGCGCGCCCGCGAAATCGTCGACGACGCGGGACGGAACCCTGCCCTGTTCGACGCGGCCTACTACCACGACGTCGTGATCGCCGAGACCGAAGCCGCGGCCATCGAGGAGGCCAGAGACTTCCTCGAGCGATACTATCCGGCGAAAGCCCCCTTCAGCGACGACGAGATCCGCGCTCGCGGCGCGTTCGGCCCGCCGTCGGTCGTCGCCGAGCACCTCGAGCGATACGCCGACGCCGGCGTCGAATCCTTCGTCACCCGATTCGCGGCGAGCGACCAGCGCGAGCAGCTTCGACGCTACGCCGATATCGTTGGCTGATCGGGTCGAAGTGAATCGCACGCAGCGCCCCTCACTCGAGCGATTACGACAGATCGTAGACGAACGAGTAACAGTACTTCTCGTAGCCCATTCGCTCGGTGTAGAATCGGTGTGCGTCCTCTCGCCAGCGGCCGGACTCGAGTTCGACCGCCTCACAGCCCCGTTCGTCGGCCCACTCGTGGACGTGCTCGAGGAGGCGTTCGCCGTGGCCCTTCGATCGCTCCGCTTCGGTCGTGACGAGGTCATAGACGTAGGCGTGACGACCCAGGTAGAAGTTAGTCGAGACGGTGACGCCAGCCACGGCGACGGGCTGATCGTCGTCGTAGACCGCGAACAGCCGGTATCCCTCCTCGGCCATCTGCTCGTACAGTTCGAGGTACCGCGTCTCGTCTAAGTGATCTCGGAGTTCGGCGACGATCGGAAACACCTCGCGAACGTCGTCGATTGTCGTGAGTTTGCGAACGGTTGCGCTCGACATGAGATACCGTGAGCGGCGACGTTACTTAGCTACACGGACAACGCCGTCGTTCAGCGTCGGTCCTCGCCGGTGAGCGCAAGCGGAGCGCTACGGCAGTCGACCCGTGAGCGCCTCGCTCGCCGGTGCGAAGTCGATCGTCGAGCCGAGGTCGGCCTCGAGCGCGCGCTGGTAGAGCATGTTCGCCGCCGCGGCCGTCTCGATGCCCGTCCCGCCGCTGTCGAAAACGGTGATCTCGTCGTCGCTCGTTCGGCCGGCAGCGCTTCCGGCGACCACCTCACCCAGATCCGCGTGGACGTGGTCCTCGTCGATCACGCCATCCTCGAGCGCCGCGAGGAACGCGCCCGCGTCGAACGTCGCGCGCTCGCGGAGGTCCGGCACGTACGTCGCCCGCTCGATGGTCGTCGTATCGATTTCGTGGCTGCCCTCCTGATACTGGCCCATCGCCGTCACGTGCGTGCCGGGCTCGAGGTCCTCGCCGTCGAAGACGGGGTCACTCGACTTCGTCGCCGTGATGAGGACGTCCGCGCCCTCGAGTGCCGCCGCGCTCGAGTCGACCGCTCGAACGTCGGCGGCGAGTTGCTCGTCGAACTCGCTCGCGAACGCCTCACGGTTCTCGGGGGTCGGCGAGAAGACGCGAACGTCCTCGAAGTCGCGGACCGTCGCGGTGGCGTGGACCTGCCCGCGAGCCTGCGAGCCGCTGCCGATGACGGCCAGCGTCGTCGCGTCGTCTCGAGCGAGTTCGTCGACGGC is part of the Natronorubrum sediminis genome and encodes:
- a CDS encoding HpcH/HpaI aldolase family protein, which produces MTGLADADASDGFRESFLAGDALGTWLSIGHPALVEAAARAGFDYVAIDTEHTTMSLETVAELVRTAAGVPGDLAVFVRPASNDPVRIKRVLDIGVDGIIVPKVDTVDDARELISATRYPPNGERGVASGRAAGYGEHFVDYVEDGHADLLVVAQIESAAGVENAAEIADVDGVDSLFIGPADLSASLGVFAEWDAPELESAMARVVDAGNAAGLPVGTLTVRAEDIADRAEHGFDYQIAGKDMTSLIETGERIRERYAECASE
- a CDS encoding CaiB/BaiF CoA transferase family protein, with protein sequence MKPLDDITVVDFTQSVAGPTCTQLLAEMGATVIKVEPPAGDAFRNLMGGDMSAPFNHGKLSIAVDLKSEDGHAVATELVDEADVVIESFRPGVLEKFDLDYESVRERNENVIYCSLSGFGRTGPYSTFPGYDPCIQAVSGLMSITGYEDRPPVRIRASLIDCGTGANAAVAILGAIRQRDRADEGTHIDISLFDVAVAWMSYWITNYERTGTLPERAGSKGIGSAPNGVFEAGEGYTYVATLTEPMYDRLCDLLERPDLLEDERFETLEDRIDNREALRDELTAEFERFESKELEQYLLEAQIPSGAIQSVADLVDDDPHAEARESLVDSTNPETGEEITVPALPFRFSSDIHDGTFSSDPPAVGEHTVDVLESLTYDDGEIERMLETGAVVAGTAPET
- a CDS encoding acyl-CoA dehydrogenase family protein produces the protein MITLSDEQELLVSSLEDLAEREFTDRAFTWDGDPPWENVELLAEQGFLGINIAEEYGGGGMTEFDAMLTIEAVGRVCPDTAEFLYNQQMVAPRAIELFGTDEAKERYLPPVVAGEDSIAIGISEPEAGSDVGAMRTTVEEDGDDLRITGEKTWVSNVEHSSAVLVWTQFPEGLGSVVVDFDAAGVSIEQHYENMAEHHQTHFVMEDVVVPEENVVTRGSEGFKNQLRALNWERLGSATLANAIASCALDKALEYAEQRTQFDQPIADFQGIEWKLADAATDLEASRSLTHRAAIQAHERGRIPDRLDASMAKLRSSEMVEQVVSEALQVHGANGYQQGHPLEYLYRLARGRRLAAGTDEVQKNQIASVLKQRGLPDLA
- a CDS encoding enoyl-CoA hydratase/isomerase family protein, giving the protein MYDDIRYETDDGIATITIDRPDVLDAFREQTIAELNDAIRVANEDERVYVVVLTGAGDGFCAGADITEMPDWHEEMSKEDYAGYLWGVQNVVRQLRAMEKPSIAAVGGPAIGAGCDFALACDMRVVGPNAILREGFVRVGLVPGDGGAWLLPRLIGESKAKEYLLTGKDIEPDDAVDLGLAVEEADEPLEAALDLAADVLSLPAHAVRRTNELVDSEQTFEDYCERAIEYQWECVNDAEHHEAIAAFGEGREPAFDREY
- a CDS encoding enolase C-terminal domain-like protein, with product MAPTITKIESVEFGYDLPDVGYAPNGFSIVYEPGTTTERKLFALRIHTDEGITGEYVGGNSPAAAQINMVADYLIGKNPLERERHWSAFKRALRKYDWMGMGPLDIALWDFAGKYHDAPIHELIGTYRTEFPAYASTYQGDRNGGLDSPEAYADFAEDCLEMGYQGFKIHDWGGDWTDAEESAETVREVGRRVGDEMDLMIDPACNPNTYADALEIGKACDDAGFLWYEDPYRDGGVSHHAHRKLRESLETPLLQTEHVRGLEPHADFIAADATDFVRADPEYDGGITGAMKIAHVAEGFGLDVEYHAPGPAQRQCLAATRNSNYYEVALVHPNCPNTQPPVYEGEYSDMLDCVDEDGCVQVPEGHGLGVEYDWDDILEREIGRRTYE
- a CDS encoding enolase C-terminal domain-like protein; the protein is MKITGYECVELTGTLEGYDDPQSFYEERLAIPLDVYEEFRTVGAEYLMGSDDVMTPYVTDEEIRITQTYLVLRTDEGLEGVAGPIDREWAGLVAPIAEFLLGRDALATAKLWDLMYRHEVHGRRGKTMKAISVIDCALWDLKGKYYDEPVYRLLGGPTRTEIPAYASMLGYSVEPEDVRERAQEMKEAGYRAQKWFFRHGPGSGTEGLQRNVELAETARDAVGEGYDLMFDCWMSWDRPYAERAIRKLEAYDPRWIEEPVHPDKLDQLADLRATSPIPIAGGEHEYTRWGIHQLLQRDALDVIQADTCWAGGITELQRICTLASVHDVPVIPHGHSVSANLHLTAAQSPTVSPMLEYLVKWNEGFQFFLEDPPVPEDGTLSLDDRPGLGIVVDESTVEERTVVHSSDE
- a CDS encoding LLM class flavin-dependent oxidoreductase — its product is MVSHGYVLPTRGIVLSADDGLEQAARADSEVVELAQRAEGLGLDAVWAGDSVLAKPRLEPLSALSAIAGATDAVTLGTAVYLPQLRHPVHVAHQAATVDLMSGGRLALGIGVGVGSSVVEEHEQLDVPYGRRGALLDEGLEIATGLWEDEPVTVDGEFFDLEDADIGLRPCGSPPPLYIASATFDPRDGFPRPIRERIENHGGGWLPIGMTPEMYESGLERAREIVDDAGRNPALFDAAYYHDVVIAETEAAAIEEARDFLERYYPAKAPFSDDEIRARGAFGPPSVVAEHLERYADAGVESFVTRFAASDQREQLRRYADIVG
- a CDS encoding GNAT family N-acetyltransferase, whose amino-acid sequence is MSSATVRKLTTIDDVREVFPIVAELRDHLDETRYLELYEQMAEEGYRLFAVYDDDQPVAVAGVTVSTNFYLGRHAYVYDLVTTEAERSKGHGERLLEHVHEWADERGCEAVELESGRWREDAHRFYTERMGYEKYCYSFVYDLS
- a CDS encoding ornithine cyclodeaminase family protein — protein: MTDTLFLTSDELEGLATPAEYVDAVREGYRQVGEGAPAYPRQKFFRSDPDGMFTSYAALLPETGVVGGYMYTSGFGAGNAWFMTPLFDAESGEPLAVLDGASMNPFKTGAAGAVAVDELARDDATTLAVIGSGSQARGQVHATATVRDFEDVRVFSPTPENREAFASEFDEQLAADVRAVDSSAAALEGADVLITATKSSDPVFDGEDLEPGTHVTAMGQYQEGSHEIDTTTIERATYVPDLRERATFDAGAFLAALEDGVIDEDHVHADLGEVVAGSAAGRTSDDEITVFDSGGTGIETAAAANMLYQRALEADLGSTIDFAPASEALTGRLP